One window of Medicago truncatula cultivar Jemalong A17 chromosome 2, MtrunA17r5.0-ANR, whole genome shotgun sequence genomic DNA carries:
- the LOC11445630 gene encoding uncharacterized protein: MAWSSTRVKWVFKFMPLILLHLVLTTTAEDGLVANGDFEVSPSNGFPNEAIIEGPSEVPNWKSNGTVELVESGQKQGGMILIVPQGRHAIRLGNDAEISQEIPVEKGSIYSVTFCAARTCAQLEQLNVSVASASQTIDLQTLYNVQGWNPYAVSFNADEDMFRLVFKNPGMEDDPTCGPIIDNIAIKKLFTPDKPKDNAVINGDFEEGPWMFRNTSMGVLLPTNLDGETSSLPGWIVESNRAVRFIDSDHYAVPGGRRAIELLSGKEGIISQMVETKADKPYTLTFSLGHADDKCKEPLAVMAFAGDQTQNIHYTPNSNSTFQISNLNFTAKAEMTRIAFYSVYYNTRSDDMSSLCGPVVDDVRVWFAGSNRLHGLGFVRLGLGILGLVLFLV, from the exons ATGGCTTGGAGCTCCACAAGAGTGAAATGGGTCTTCAAGTTCATGCCTCTAATCCTACTCCATTTGGTTCTCACAACCACTGCAGAAGATG ggtTAGTTGCAAATGGAGATTTTGAGGTAAGTCCATCAAATGGGTTCCCTAATGAAGCAATAATAGAAGGACCAAGTGAAGTCCCAAACTGGAAATCAAACGGCACAGTTGAGCTAGTAGAATCAGGGCAAAAACAAGGTGGAATGATCCTCATAGTACCACAAGGTAGACATGCAATAAGACTAGGTAACGACGCAGAAATAAGCCAAGAAATACCGGTAGAAAAAGGTTCAATTTATTCTGTCACATTTTGCGCGGCTCGCACGTGTGCACAACTTGAGCAACTTAATGTGTCCGTGGCATCTGCATCACAGACAATAGATTTGCAGACATTGTATAATGTTCAAGGTTGGAACCCTTACGCGGTTTCTTTTAATGCTGATGAGGATATGTTTAGGTTGGTGTTTAAGAACCCTGGTATGGAGGATGACCCTACTTGTGGACCCATTATTGATAACATTGCTATTAAGAAGCTTTTCACTCCTGATAAGCCCAAAG ACAATGCAGTAATCAATGGCGATTTTGAAGAAGGTCCGTGGATGTTTCGTAATACTTCGATGGGTGTCCTACTTCCAACAAACCTAGACGGAGAAACTTCATCCCTACCCGGTTGGATAGTCGAATCAAACCGAGCCGTTCGCTTCATTGATTCCGATCATTATGCAGTTCCAGGAGGAAGGAGAGCCATTGAACTTCTTTCAGGAAAAGAAGGCATCATATCCCAAATGGTTGAAACCAAAGCTGACAAACCATATACCTTAACATTTTCATTAGGTCATGCTGATGATAAATGTAAGGAACCTCTTGCTGTTATGGCCTTTGCTGGTGACCAAACTCAAAACATTCATTACACACCAAATTCAAATTCTACATTCCAAATTTCTAACCTCAATTTCACTGCCAAGGCTGAAATGACTAGAATTGCATTCTATAGTGTTTACTACAATACTAGAAGTGATGATATGAGTTCTCTATGTGGGCCTGTTGTAGATGATGTCAGGGTTTGGTTTGCTGGGTCCAATCGGCTTCATGGGCTGGGCTTTGTAAGACTTGGACTTGGGATTTTGGGTCtagttttgtttcttgtttaa
- the LOC11441312 gene encoding la-related protein 6A: METGEHVLLPATATAPTAGGDSTASSPPLGDSVIIMTPDPAIDVDDVAEPEIHALISDEEHDHEREIEIDHDFDHENEHELDQRDDGQEPDHVAETVVSLDDLKLKIIKQVEYYFSDENLPTDKYMLSLVKRNKEGFVPIPAIASFRKMKRLTRDHLFIAAALKESSLLVVSGDGKRVKRLNPLRFNEVKDHKLYTVLAENLPEDHSRENIRQIFQIAGNIKKLTINDPRSTAASAKHIKQDKFIGSKLHALVEYETIEGAEKAVAMLNNEEDWRNGMRVKFLSRMAVKYVQKKQPLKGSNSEKNGSSHVSEKTGDEENHGSHEHREDMPVVEDGEHVSKDKGGQRNSKQGRSRKQKYRATNGMGHGGTSSIRTTEPSKPPPGPKMPDGTRGFAIGRGRPPVPASN, encoded by the exons ATGGAAACCGGCGAACATGTTCTCCTTCCAGCCACCGCCACCGCTCCAACCGCCGGCGGCGATTCCACCGCCTCGTCTCCTCCGCTCGGTGATTCTGTTATCATCATGACTCCCGATCCAGCTATTGACGTTGATGATGTTGCTGAGCCTGAAATTCATGCTCTGATTTCTGATGAAGAGCATGATCATGAAcgtgaaattgaaattgatcatgATTTCGATCATGAGAACGAGCACGAGCTTGATCAGCGTGATGATGGTCAGGAACCCGATCATGTGGCTGAAACCGTTGTTTCATTGGATGATCTCAAGCTAAAGATAATTAAGCAG gtgGAGTATTATTTCAGTGATGAAAATCTGCCCACTGATAAGTATATGCTGAGTCTGGTCAAACGGAACAAGGAAGGGTTTG TTCCTATACCAGCGATTGCTTCTTTTAGGAAAATGAAGAGGCTCACTAGAGACCATTTATTTATTGCTGCTGCACTGAAGGAATCTTCACTGCTT GTTGTTAGTGGTGATGGGAAAAGGGTTAAGCGGCTCAATCCACTTCGTTTCAATGAAGTTAAAGATCATAAG TTATATACTGTTTTGGCAGAGAATTTGCCGGAGGACCATTCAAGGGAGAACATTCGGCAAATATTCCAAAtagctggaaa TATAAAAAAGTTAACCATAAATGACCCGCGTTCTACTGCAGCCTCTGCTAAACATATCAAGCAAGACAAGTTTATTGGTAGCAAG TTGCATGCTCTTGTGGAATATGAGACTATTGAGGGTGCTGAGAAAGCT GTGGCAATGTTAAATAATGAAGAAGACTGGAGAAATGGCATGCGAGTTAAATTCCTCAGTCGGATGGCG GTGAAGTATGTACAAAAAAAACAACCTTTGAAGGGATCTAATTCTGAGAAGAATGGCTCTAGCCATGTATCTGAGAAAACTGGAGACGAGGAGAATCATGGCTCACATGAGCATCGTGAAGATATGCCTGTGGTAGAG GATGGGGAGCATGTGTCAAAGGATAAAGGTGGGCAGAGGAACTCTAAACAAGGAAGATCAAGAAAGCAAAAATACCGTGCTACAAATGGAATGG GCCATGGAGGTACATCATCTATTCGAACTACCGAGCCATCAAAACCACCTCCTGGACCAAAAATGCCTGATGGAACACGGGGTTTTGCTATCGGAAGAGGTCGCCCTCCTGTTCCTGCATCGAATTAG
- the LOC11441857 gene encoding phospho-N-acetylmuramoyl-pentapeptide-transferase homolog, protein MKNSLSPEWNILAPITFYISFHNRFLHSLLRSTFSLSLSMTSRSCLLNHRSLSLRLSRIHRLSLPSSSSSSLVYSSSSRLDCTIVKLQSSVIQQYSSCVRRNVSTGAFDDDSFHFPIFDDWSPEESTSYASSSDGEDFDGDIFLTPVHDVDLPSASASASNKDALTVAAHRLVTIGRGHKKHSIKLGIFITMGLIIGMTVLLLYVDWCVWKIVRLPLSPFYLTRPFLISAILVSFAGYVFVPIFRHFKAIHVIKQQWPLRHHLKRRTPTLGGLFFVPIGIIVANVIADTSSIEVSGASGVTIAFAAVGLLSDILNLTKNHWRGLPALVEVFSEVAVGGCFSFWLDITSISSPYGMKTLLPLPLGLVYLGRYYQLLTSCCFVSMGHGVKLADSLDGLAGGTAALAFIGMSIAVLPICSELAIFGASMAGSCVGFLLHNRYKASVFMGKTGSLALGGALTAMAACTGMFFPLLISSGIFIVESSLVILQVLYLKITRGFLGGSWHFLRVPLFYRCLHLSRFREPNIVLAAYLISSVLALLGGYVGLISA, encoded by the exons atgaaaaattcccTTTCTCCAGAATGGAATATACTCGCGCCCATTACATtctatatttcatttcataaccGTTTTCTTCATTCTCTCCTCAGatctactttctctctctctctctccatgaCTTCTCGTTCTTGTCTTCTCAACCACCGAAGTCTCTCTCTCCGTCTCTCTCGTATTCATCGCCTCTCTctcccttcttcttcttcttcttccctcgtTTATTCTTCCTCTTCTCGCTTGGATTGTACCATCGTTAAG TTACAATCATCCGTTATTCAACAATACAGCTCATGTGTTCGACGAAATGTTTCTACCGGTGCCTTCGATGAT GATTCATTTCATTTTCCGATATTCGATGATTGGAGTCCTGAAGAGAGTACGTCATACGCCTCATCCAGTGACGGCGAAGACTTTGATGGTGACATCTTTCTTACCCCAGTGCATGATGTTGATTTGCCTTCTGCTTCTGCTTCTGCATCAAATAAGGACGCTTTAACGGTGGCTGCTCATCGGCTTGTAACCATTGGGAGGGGACACAAGAAACATAG cATCAAACTTGGCATTTTCATCACTATGGGGCTTATAATCGGCATGACAGTGCTACTTTTATATGTAGATTGGTGTGTGTGGAAAATTGTTAGACTGCCGTTATCACCTTTTTACCTGACCCGTCCATTTCTCATATCAGCCATTTTGGTTTCTTTTGCTGGCTATGTTTTTGTCCCAATTTTTCGTCATTTTAAAGCTATCCATGTTATCAAGCAACAATGGCCTCTTAGACATCACTTGAAAAGGAGGACACCCACGTTGGGTGGTTTATTTTTTGTACCTATTGGTATAATTGTTGCTAATGTTATCGCCGATACCTCATCTATAGAAGTGTCTGGGGCATCTGGTGTAACAATTGCATTTGCAGCAGTCGGTTTACTTAGTGACATATTAAACCTCACCAAGAATCATTGGAGAGGTTTACCGGCATTGGTAGAAGTTTTCTCGGAG GTAGCTGTTGGAGGGTGCTTTTCGTTTTGGTTGGACATCACCAGTATATCTTCACCTTATGGCAT GAAGACATTACTCCCACTACCACTAGGCCTTGTGTATTTGGGACGATATTACCAACTCTTGACCTCATGTTGTTTTGTTTCCATGGGACATGGTGTTAAATTAGCAGATTCTCTTGATGGACTCGCTGGAGGCACTGCTGCATTGGCTTTTATTGGAATGTCAATAGCTGTACTTCCAATATGTTCTG AGCTTGCTATATTTGGAGCTTCAATGGCGGGATCTTGTGTTGGATTTCTTCTACACAACAGATACAAAGCATCTGTTTTTATGGGTAAGACAGGATCTTTAGCCCTTGGTGGTGCATTAACTGCAATGGCTGCATGTACTGGAATGTTCTTCCCGCTACTAATTTCCTCTGGAATTTTCATAGTTGAGTCGTCATTAGTTATTCTTCAG GTATTGTACTTGAAGATAACAAGGGGTTTTCTGGGAGGAAGTTGGCACTTTTTGAGAGTGCCACTTTTTTATCGCTGCCTCCATTTGAGCAGGTTCAGGGAACCAAATATTGTACTAGCTGCATATCTGATTTCATCTGTATTGGCTTTGCTTGGCGGATATGTTGGTCTTATTTCAGCATAA
- the LOC11437817 gene encoding cytochrome P450 710A1 gives MNAPLLLSSFSFNQLIPYLICFILFLLLIEQISYLNKKRSIPGPSLVLPFIGNAISLVRDPTKFWEVQSTLSKSAGFSANYIIGLFIVFIRDTELSHKVFSNVKPNAFHLVGHPFGKKLFGEHNLIYMMGQEHKNLRRRIAPNFTPKALSTYTELQQIIILKHLKSWLHKSHAQAHESFPIRVLTRDMNLETSQTVFVGPYLGLKARERFEHDYFLFNVGLMKLPFDFPGTAFRNARLAVDRLAGTLGGCTAASKEKMEKGEEPSCLIDFWMQDTLREIEESKLNGVTVPPFSTNAEIGGYLFDFLFAAQDASTSSLLWAVTLLDSHPEVLARVREEVAGIWSPESNTLITSEQLREMKYTQAVAREVIRYRPPATLVPHVAAEPFPLTESYTIPKGAIVFPSAFESSFQGFTEPDRFDPDRFSEERQEDQIFKRNFLAFGAGPHQCVGQRYALNHLVLFIAMFTSLIDFKRDRTDGCDEIVYVPTICPKDDCRVFLSKRCTRYPSLPGVEELVK, from the coding sequence ATGAATGCTCCTCTATTATtatcctctttctctttcaaccAATTAATCCCATACCTAATATGCTTCATCCTTTTCCTTCTCCTCATTGAACAGATCTCATACCTCAACAAAAAACGTTCAATCCCAGGCCCATCTTTGGTTCTCCCCTTCATAGGAAACGCTATCTCATTAGTTCGTGACCCAACCAAATTTTGGGAAGTTCAATCCACCTTATCCAAATCAGCAGGTTTTTCAGCTAACTACATCATTGGACTCTTTATAGTCTTCATTAGAGACACTGAACTCTCTCATAAAGTCTTCTCCAATGTAAAGCCCAACGCTTTCCATCTTGTGGGCCATCCTTTTGGTAAGAAACTCTTTGGTGAACACAATCTTATCTACATGATGGGCCAAGAACACAAGAATCTCCGCCGTCGAATCGCGCCCAATTTCACTCCTAAGGCTCTTTCTACATACACCGAGCTACAGCAGATTATTATCCTCAAACATCTTAAATCATGGCTTCACAAATCCCATGCTCAAGCCCATGAGTCTTTTCCAATCCGTGTACTTACTCGTGATATGAATTTGGAAACGTCTCAGACAGTTTTTGTGGGCCCTTATTTGGGCCTCAAAGCCCGAGAGAGATTTGAACATGATTACTTTCTCTTCAATGTTGGTCTCATGAAGCTTCCGTTTGACTTTCCGGGAACTGCGTTCCGTAACGCGAGACTCGCCGTTGACCGACTCGCCGGAACCCTAGGGGGTTGCACGGCGGCAAGTAAGGAGAAGATGGAGAAAGGTGAAGAGCCTTCGTGTCTCATTGATTTCTGGATGCAGGATACTTTAAGAGAGATTGAAGAATCGAAGCTGAACGGAGTAACAGTGCCACCGTTCTCCACCAACGCTGAAATCGGTGGTTATCTCTTCGATTTCCTCTTCGCAGCACAAGACGCGTCGACTTCGTCGCTTCTTTGGGCGGTGACATTGCTGGATTCGCATCCAGAGGTTCTCGCCAGAGTGAGAGAAGAAGTCGCCGGAATCTGGTCGCCGGAGTCGAATACACTGATAACATCGGAGCAGTTAAGGGAGATGAAGTACACGCAAGCGGTGGCGCGTGAGGTTATTCGTTACCGACCACCAGCGACTTTGGTGCCGCATGTTGCGGCAGAGCCGTTTCCGTTGACGGAATCTTACACGATTCCCAAAGGTGCAATAGTTTTTCCGTCAGCATTCGAGTCATCTTTTCAGGGTTttactgaaccggaccggttcgaCCCAGACCGGTTTTCAGAAGAAAGACAAGAGgatcaaatatttaaaagaaactTTCTAGCATTTGGAGCTGGGCCCCACCAATGTGTGGGCCAGAGGTACGCTTTGAATCATCTTGTGCTTTTCATTGCTATGTTCACATCGTTGATTGATTTCAAGAGAGATAGAACGGACGGTTGTGATGAGATCGTGTATGTGCCTACCATTTGTCCTAAAGATGATTGTAGGGTTTTTCTGTCTAAGCGTTGCACAAGGTATCCTTCATTGCCTGGGGTTGAGGAGCTTGTGAAATGA